A region from the Rufibacter sp. DG15C genome encodes:
- a CDS encoding SDR family oxidoreductase, which yields MEPRILVTGATGTVGNETVKALSSMGAHVRAGIHSVVKGENLKRLPSVEVVEIDFSRPITLEAAFTGIDSAFLITPFDEHQVEMAKQLIDAAQKAGVRHIVRLSASGAEAEPGIQLGRWHREVEKYLEAAEVNYTHLRPTSFMQNFSKMYAHTIHQQNAFYLPLGQGRVTYIDARDIGAVAAEILLRPEGHDGMAYTLTGPEALSGEEVAAALSKATGRTISYVDVPEEGARQAMQQQGLPTWMIDSLLELNGICRANYASGTTNTVQEIIGRPPHTFESFAQAYKECF from the coding sequence ATGGAACCTAGAATCTTAGTAACCGGTGCCACTGGCACCGTGGGCAATGAAACCGTTAAAGCCTTGTCTTCTATGGGCGCGCACGTGCGGGCCGGCATTCACTCTGTGGTCAAAGGCGAAAATCTAAAGCGACTGCCTAGTGTGGAGGTGGTGGAAATAGACTTCAGTAGGCCCATCACTCTAGAGGCCGCCTTTACCGGCATTGACTCCGCCTTCTTAATCACGCCCTTTGATGAACACCAAGTTGAGATGGCCAAACAGCTGATAGACGCGGCGCAGAAGGCCGGTGTGCGGCACATAGTGCGGCTTTCTGCCAGTGGGGCAGAGGCAGAGCCGGGCATTCAACTAGGCAGATGGCACCGCGAAGTAGAGAAATACCTGGAGGCCGCCGAAGTTAACTACACCCATCTTCGGCCTACGTCCTTTATGCAAAACTTTTCAAAGATGTATGCGCACACCATACACCAGCAAAACGCTTTCTATTTGCCTTTGGGCCAAGGCCGTGTGACCTACATTGATGCCCGAGACATAGGCGCCGTGGCAGCCGAGATTCTGCTAAGACCAGAAGGCCATGACGGCATGGCGTACACACTCACTGGCCCAGAAGCGCTGTCTGGCGAGGAAGTGGCCGCCGCACTCTCCAAGGCTACCGGCAGAACCATCTCCTACGTAGACGTGCCTGAAGAAGGCGCCAGGCAAGCCATGCAGCAACAAGGCTTGCCTACCTGGATGATTGACAGCTTGCTAGAATTGAATGGCATCTGCCGAGCCAATTACGCTTCTGGCACTACCAACACCGTGCAGGAAATTATAGGCAGACCACCCCATACGTTTGAGTCGTTCGCACAGGCGTACAAGGAGTGCTTCTAA
- a CDS encoding helix-turn-helix transcriptional regulator: METRRDVFQAIADPTRRAIILLLAVTAMTPNALAEHFNSSRQAVSKHLQVLTECDVLTQEQQGREIHYHLNTAKMKEIEKWLEQFKQLLSQRFDQLDDVLKKLKADKK, from the coding sequence ATGGAAACAAGAAGAGACGTTTTTCAAGCCATAGCCGACCCAACCAGACGCGCCATCATCTTATTGTTGGCTGTGACCGCCATGACGCCCAACGCGCTAGCCGAGCATTTTAACAGCAGTCGGCAGGCGGTCTCCAAACATCTCCAGGTCCTTACGGAGTGTGACGTATTAACCCAGGAGCAGCAAGGCCGCGAGATTCATTACCACTTGAACACTGCCAAAATGAAAGAGATAGAGAAATGGCTGGAGCAGTTCAAGCAATTACTGTCCCAGCGCTTTGACCAACTAGATGACGTTTTGAAGAAACTTAAAGCAGATAAAAAATGA
- a CDS encoding SRPBCC domain-containing protein has protein sequence MNKAILFNFEVKKENNLIKVERSFNAPNDLVWVAWTEAEILDQWWAPKPYKAVTKSMDFREGGRWHYYMLSPEGEKHWCLFDYKKIQPLVYFSGIDAFCDEYAVVSTAHPRVEWENSFTAEGDSTMVRATLRFEKLEDLETIIQMGFKEGFTAGLENLDQYIATQFYLRKQNKTSKRARVTAYINLPGNTEEAFTFYKSVFKTEFVNGIKRFGEIPTTPGQPPIAEEVKKMVLHVELPLLGDFVLMGTDAPKEMGFTLTTGNNMHISLEPESLEEATRLFKELSIEGEIEMPLQKMFYGAYYAGFTDKYGINWMINYQDN, from the coding sequence ATGAACAAGGCTATTCTTTTCAATTTTGAGGTAAAAAAGGAAAACAACCTCATAAAAGTAGAAAGGTCCTTCAACGCCCCCAATGATTTGGTCTGGGTTGCCTGGACCGAGGCTGAGATCTTAGACCAATGGTGGGCGCCCAAGCCCTACAAAGCGGTTACCAAGTCCATGGATTTTAGAGAAGGCGGCCGTTGGCATTACTACATGCTCAGTCCAGAAGGGGAGAAGCACTGGTGCCTGTTTGACTACAAAAAAATCCAACCACTTGTCTACTTTTCGGGTATTGACGCTTTCTGTGATGAATACGCGGTAGTCAGTACTGCTCATCCCAGAGTGGAATGGGAGAACTCGTTTACAGCAGAAGGCGACAGCACCATGGTACGCGCCACCTTGCGGTTTGAGAAATTAGAGGACTTGGAGACAATCATCCAAATGGGCTTTAAGGAAGGCTTCACCGCTGGTTTGGAGAATCTTGACCAGTACATTGCCACCCAGTTTTACCTACGTAAGCAAAACAAAACTAGTAAGCGCGCCCGGGTAACAGCCTATATTAATTTGCCAGGAAACACAGAAGAGGCATTTACCTTTTACAAGTCGGTTTTCAAGACAGAGTTTGTTAATGGCATCAAACGGTTTGGAGAAATACCCACTACCCCAGGTCAACCACCCATAGCCGAGGAGGTTAAAAAAATGGTCTTGCACGTAGAGTTGCCTCTATTGGGTGACTTTGTGTTAATGGGAACCGATGCGCCAAAAGAAATGGGTTTTACGCTCACTACAGGTAATAACATGCACATTAGCCTAGAGCCAGAATCTCTGGAAGAGGCCACCAGACTTTTTAAGGAGCTGTCCATAGAAGGTGAGATTGAAATGCCCTTGCAAAAAATGTTCTATGGTGCGTATTATGCCGGCTTTACAGACAAGTACGGCATCAACTGGATGATCAACTACCAAGACAACTAG
- a CDS encoding DoxX family membrane protein → MKQKILTVLSVLFGLLLINGGLNKFFNYMPVPDNLPVELVKDTTAIIEIAWLMPLIGFAEVLGGVLILFPRTRALGALVIFPVMVGVLLTHAFVEPSGFPIALIIWAILLWIIIENRKKYLPLVA, encoded by the coding sequence ATGAAACAGAAAATCTTAACCGTCCTCAGTGTGCTGTTCGGGTTGTTGCTCATCAACGGCGGCTTGAACAAGTTCTTCAATTACATGCCCGTGCCAGACAACCTGCCCGTTGAGCTGGTAAAAGACACAACGGCCATCATTGAGATAGCCTGGCTCATGCCTTTGATTGGCTTCGCCGAAGTGCTAGGGGGTGTCCTCATTTTGTTCCCAAGAACAAGGGCGCTGGGTGCTTTGGTGATTTTCCCGGTCATGGTAGGCGTGTTGCTGACGCATGCATTCGTAGAGCCAAGCGGCTTCCCCATTGCCTTGATCATTTGGGCCATTCTGCTATGGATAATCATTGAGAACCGTAAGAAATACCTGCCCTTGGTGGCCTAG
- a CDS encoding endonuclease/exonuclease/phosphatase family protein: MKFALELFGGLMIMASLLTLVKSTYWWIRVLDFPRVQVAVFCTFVLGAYGYFYGYETIAAKLFGGLLVIAILNELIHVYKYTPFVRVQALRSKIKAPKNSFGFMISNVRMSNTNHAPFLKLVKETDPDMLLVNEPNQRWATAMEEFDERYPYSIKKPLENTYGMMFFSKFPLSHVDVRYLVEEGIPSFYAIVELPTGKKFDLFTVHPQPPHLNKDTDTREAELLTVAKMAKASPWASIVAGDLNDVAWSYSTNLFRKISGLLDPRIGRGFYNTYNALVPFFRYSLDHIFYDPAFRLIRLQRLPKFGSDHFPIFIRLNYEPLEADDHDIPEANHEDHAEAVELIENVKDIVPPTSPVNDIIDSVQK; encoded by the coding sequence ATGAAATTTGCCCTTGAACTATTTGGTGGCCTTATGATTATGGCCTCGTTGCTTACCCTGGTTAAAAGCACCTATTGGTGGATTAGGGTATTGGATTTCCCGCGTGTACAAGTTGCCGTTTTCTGCACCTTTGTCCTGGGGGCGTACGGCTATTTTTATGGGTATGAAACCATAGCAGCCAAGCTGTTTGGAGGGCTTTTGGTCATTGCCATTCTCAATGAACTCATCCATGTGTACAAATACACCCCATTTGTGCGGGTGCAGGCGCTACGGTCTAAGATAAAGGCGCCCAAGAACTCGTTTGGGTTCATGATTTCTAATGTGCGCATGTCCAATACCAATCACGCGCCTTTTTTAAAACTGGTGAAGGAAACAGACCCAGACATGCTGCTGGTCAATGAACCCAACCAGCGCTGGGCCACGGCCATGGAAGAGTTTGATGAGCGGTACCCCTACTCCATCAAGAAGCCTCTGGAGAACACCTACGGCATGATGTTCTTTAGTAAGTTTCCCTTGAGCCACGTGGACGTGCGCTATCTGGTAGAGGAAGGCATTCCGTCTTTTTATGCCATTGTGGAACTGCCCACCGGTAAGAAGTTTGACTTGTTCACGGTGCATCCGCAACCGCCGCATCTTAACAAGGACACAGACACCAGAGAAGCTGAATTATTGACGGTCGCCAAGATGGCGAAGGCCTCGCCGTGGGCCAGCATTGTGGCCGGCGATTTGAATGATGTGGCTTGGTCTTACTCCACCAATCTCTTCAGGAAGATAAGCGGCTTGCTGGACCCGCGCATTGGTCGTGGATTCTATAATACCTATAATGCGCTGGTGCCCTTCTTTAGGTATTCATTGGACCATATCTTTTATGACCCGGCGTTTAGGCTGATACGCTTGCAACGCCTGCCCAAGTTTGGTTCAGACCATTTTCCTATCTTCATTAGGCTTAATTATGAACCACTGGAAGCCGATGATCATGACATTCCAGAAGCGAACCATGAAGACCACGCCGAGGCGGTGGAGCTGATTGAGAACGTGAAGGACATTGTGCCGCCCACTTCTCCGGTGAATGACATCATAGACTCTGTTCAAAAATAG
- a CDS encoding gliding motility lipoprotein GldH has protein sequence MKMNRFLTLAILLCLSWTLGSCDANRVFEENQDLPNNQWPVKLTPTFTFEIKDTTKQYNVYFNVRNAVSYQFYNLYLRHYLIGPDGKQVSSALHEMFLMDPKTGEPKGSGAGDIFDHQFRALKNVRFAKTGKYQLKVSQYMRQDPLPSMMAIGVRVEKLAP, from the coding sequence ATGAAAATGAACCGCTTCTTAACTTTAGCAATACTTCTGTGCCTCAGCTGGACACTGGGCAGCTGTGACGCCAACCGCGTGTTTGAAGAAAACCAGGACTTGCCTAATAACCAATGGCCGGTCAAGCTCACGCCTACCTTCACCTTTGAGATCAAAGACACGACGAAGCAATACAATGTGTACTTTAATGTGCGCAACGCGGTGAGCTACCAATTTTATAACCTGTACCTGCGACATTACCTCATTGGGCCAGACGGCAAACAGGTCAGCTCAGCCCTGCATGAAATGTTCTTGATGGACCCTAAGACCGGGGAACCCAAAGGCAGCGGCGCCGGTGATATCTTTGACCACCAGTTCAGGGCTTTGAAAAATGTACGCTTCGCCAAGACAGGCAAATACCAGCTCAAGGTAAGCCAATACATGCGCCAAGACCCTTTGCCGTCTATGATGGCCATTGGGGTACGCGTAGAAAAGTTAGCTCCTTAA
- the ricT gene encoding regulatory iron-sulfur-containing complex subunit RicT, which yields MTSAEGTEVVAGCKSNGGCSTGGCNRLNVFDWLSDMEIPVSFKEFDIVEIRFKGGRKEFFRNINHLPLITGDAVVVDVPNGHHIGHVSLKGELVRLQMNKKKVQNNEEIRSIYRVATEKDMEKFNHAREQESTTMYRARAIIQELKLKMKLSDVEYQADKTKATFFYSADDRVDFRELIKKLAEEFKIRVEMRQISLRHEAGRLGGIGSCGRELCCSTWLTDFRSVSTTAARYQNLSLNPSKLSGQCGRLKCCLNYELETYMEALKDIPNVNRPLQTKAGDAFLQKTDIFRRIMWFGYRGDSNWFPVTVDRVHEVLKMNAAGEMPENLAEEVKQQQPEVVDFVEALEGNLDRLDDQYGKNKKKRKKKKKGGPENNNATEVLANAAPTPEVRRDRPTGQAGTATTRPERQGRTERTSSEGRPARPERTGNRPEGRNRPDRDQNRTAAPQEERAPREERAPRPEREGGNRAPRPEGSRPPRQERPQGQRVPGERGPRPQAQAAAPIDAAAGEGTPQAAALGSPEERGPRPEGQNRPRRNRNRNNRNRKPGGGNGGAENTAGPSNADAS from the coding sequence ATGACCAGTGCAGAAGGCACAGAGGTAGTAGCGGGCTGTAAAAGCAACGGCGGTTGCAGCACGGGAGGCTGTAACCGGTTAAATGTATTTGACTGGCTCTCAGACATGGAAATACCCGTGTCTTTCAAAGAGTTTGATATAGTGGAGATACGGTTCAAGGGAGGACGCAAAGAGTTCTTCCGGAACATCAACCACCTGCCCCTCATTACCGGCGATGCCGTGGTAGTAGACGTACCCAACGGCCACCATATTGGCCACGTGTCCTTGAAAGGCGAATTAGTGCGCCTGCAGATGAACAAGAAAAAGGTGCAGAACAACGAGGAGATACGCAGTATCTACCGCGTGGCCACTGAGAAGGACATGGAGAAATTCAACCATGCCCGGGAGCAGGAATCTACTACCATGTACCGCGCAAGAGCCATCATCCAGGAGCTCAAGCTTAAGATGAAGCTCTCTGACGTAGAGTACCAGGCAGACAAAACCAAAGCCACTTTCTTCTATTCAGCAGATGACCGAGTAGACTTCAGGGAGTTGATTAAAAAGCTGGCCGAGGAGTTTAAGATACGCGTGGAGATGCGCCAGATCAGCTTACGTCATGAGGCCGGCCGCTTAGGTGGTATTGGCTCCTGCGGACGCGAACTGTGCTGCTCTACCTGGCTCACTGATTTTAGAAGTGTGTCCACCACCGCAGCGCGCTACCAGAACTTGTCATTGAATCCTAGTAAACTGTCGGGCCAGTGCGGACGTCTCAAGTGCTGCTTAAACTATGAGTTGGAGACGTACATGGAAGCCCTAAAAGACATTCCTAACGTGAACCGCCCATTGCAAACCAAAGCCGGAGACGCCTTCCTGCAAAAGACAGACATCTTCAGACGCATCATGTGGTTCGGCTACCGCGGAGACAGCAACTGGTTCCCGGTGACGGTAGACCGCGTGCATGAGGTGTTGAAGATGAACGCCGCCGGCGAAATGCCAGAAAACCTAGCCGAAGAGGTGAAGCAACAGCAGCCTGAAGTGGTGGACTTTGTAGAAGCCCTGGAAGGCAACCTAGACCGCCTGGACGACCAATACGGCAAGAACAAGAAGAAGCGCAAAAAGAAAAAGAAAGGCGGCCCTGAAAACAACAATGCCACTGAGGTATTGGCCAATGCCGCCCCAACCCCAGAAGTGCGCCGTGACCGTCCTACGGGCCAAGCAGGAACTGCTACTACTAGGCCAGAAAGACAAGGAAGAACAGAAAGAACATCTTCTGAGGGAAGACCTGCCAGACCAGAAAGAACCGGCAACCGTCCTGAGGGCAGAAACCGCCCAGACCGCGACCAAAACAGAACAGCGGCTCCGCAAGAGGAGCGAGCTCCAAGAGAGGAACGCGCACCACGGCCAGAGCGTGAAGGTGGCAACCGTGCGCCGCGTCCAGAAGGAAGCAGGCCGCCAAGACAGGAACGTCCGCAGGGGCAACGCGTGCCAGGAGAACGCGGTCCGCGTCCGCAAGCTCAAGCCGCAGCGCCTATTGACGCCGCTGCGGGAGAAGGCACTCCCCAAGCCGCCGCACTTGGTTCTCCTGAAGAGCGCGGGCCAAGACCAGAGGGCCAGAACCGCCCAAGACGTAACCGTAACCGCAATAACCGCAACCGTAAACCGGGTGGCGGCAACGGCGGCGCTGAAAACACCGCTGGACCTTCTAACGCAGACGCCTCATGA
- a CDS encoding class I SAM-dependent methyltransferase, which yields MDIQQAYNLWSTQYDTNKNRTRDLEERALQEMADSLHFERCLEIGCGTGKNTTWLATRAQQVTAVDFSENMLAKAKQKVTSPIVEFRQADITQAWQFANGLYDLVTFSLVLEHIEQLEPIFQKAAQVLPSNGYVYVGELHPFKQYAGTKARFDTPNGRVELTCFTHHVCDFIQAAQQNGLALESMQEYFDGDDRSTTPRILALFFKKA from the coding sequence ATGGATATCCAACAAGCCTACAACCTCTGGTCTACCCAGTATGACACCAATAAAAACAGAACCAGAGATCTAGAAGAGCGGGCGTTGCAGGAAATGGCGGACAGTCTTCACTTTGAAAGGTGCCTGGAAATTGGCTGCGGCACGGGCAAGAACACTACTTGGTTAGCCACGCGCGCACAACAGGTCACGGCCGTAGATTTCTCTGAGAACATGCTCGCCAAAGCCAAGCAAAAGGTAACCTCCCCTATCGTTGAATTCCGGCAGGCAGACATCACCCAAGCTTGGCAATTTGCAAATGGCCTATATGATTTGGTGACCTTCAGCTTGGTGCTGGAGCATATTGAACAGCTAGAACCCATCTTTCAAAAAGCAGCCCAAGTGTTGCCCTCCAACGGCTATGTCTATGTGGGCGAACTACACCCGTTCAAACAATACGCTGGTACCAAGGCTAGATTTGACACGCCTAATGGCCGTGTAGAACTCACTTGCTTCACCCACCATGTCTGTGACTTCATACAGGCGGCCCAACAAAATGGGTTAGCCCTGGAAAGCATGCAAGAATATTTTGACGGTGATGACAGAAGCACCACCCCTAGAATCTTAGCCCTGTTTTTCAAGAAAGCCTAA
- a CDS encoding LytTR family DNA-binding domain-containing protein: protein MNILIIEDEYLAVEKLEAQLLRYDPTIQIVGTIDSIRNAVKWFETNPAPDLAFLDIHLSDGNSFEIFQKVEVKCPIIFTTAYDEYAVKAFKVNSIDYLLKPISNEDLGAAMDKFKSLRRQMEQPAAPVLDMETVMAMLNRGKAEATPVYKNRFLVKSGQKIRSVSIEEIAYFYAEDKIVFLVTNAGQRFITDFTLDTLQEILNPEYFNRLNRQFISHIHAIDEIHPYMKGRLKVYVRPTTDKEIIISSERAHAFKEWLGK from the coding sequence ATGAACATTCTCATCATTGAAGACGAGTACCTGGCCGTAGAAAAACTGGAGGCGCAACTCTTGCGCTATGACCCAACCATCCAGATTGTGGGCACCATTGACTCTATTAGAAACGCCGTGAAATGGTTTGAGACCAACCCGGCCCCAGACTTGGCGTTCCTGGACATTCACCTCTCTGATGGGAACAGCTTTGAGATTTTCCAGAAGGTAGAAGTGAAGTGCCCCATCATCTTCACCACGGCCTATGATGAGTATGCCGTCAAGGCGTTCAAGGTCAACAGTATTGACTACCTGCTCAAGCCCATTAGCAATGAGGACCTAGGCGCAGCGATGGACAAGTTCAAGTCCCTTCGCCGCCAGATGGAGCAACCGGCGGCCCCGGTCCTGGACATGGAAACCGTCATGGCTATGCTCAACCGCGGCAAAGCCGAAGCCACGCCTGTCTACAAAAACCGTTTCTTGGTAAAGAGCGGCCAGAAGATACGCTCCGTATCCATTGAAGAGATTGCCTATTTCTACGCCGAGGACAAGATTGTCTTTCTGGTCACTAACGCCGGCCAGCGCTTCATAACGGACTTCACCCTGGACACGCTCCAGGAAATCCTCAACCCCGAATATTTCAACCGCCTCAACCGCCAGTTCATTTCGCATATTCACGCCATAGATGAGATCCATCCTTACATGAAAGGCCGCCTCAAAGTCTACGTGCGCCCCACCACCGACAAGGAAATCATTATTAGCAGCGAGCGCGCCCATGCGTTCAAGGAATGGCTGGGCAAGTAA
- a CDS encoding sensor histidine kinase — protein MKKPFYLKHKKLLRYAANTGIAFVLFWTFFFIHRTGLKDFVPTDIFRLMYTSVMVNVSLEGTRRIAKRLSKKYDWREYGLRRFVYEWVAVQAYILLVMILFEVVPRLILGHVSYSFSDAMASRDIKAAFVFGSIILLFVHFIRSGIYFYNQWHRYLVQSEKLKKETIKVQFESLKQQVNPHFLFNSLNALSSLIYKDQDLAAKFVEQLSKVYRYVLENKDKELVQLHVELDFIYSYLFLLKIRFRENLRVNIQVPDELLNHMVAPLTMQLLMENAIKHNIVSRDEPLFIDVFVEGDYIIIKNNLQLRESREESTGVGLKNIINRYKFITDKKVDVEVTDANFIAKLPLLTNAA, from the coding sequence ATGAAGAAGCCCTTTTACCTGAAGCACAAGAAACTGCTTCGTTACGCTGCCAACACCGGCATTGCCTTCGTTCTCTTCTGGACCTTCTTTTTCATCCATAGAACCGGTTTAAAGGACTTTGTGCCTACAGACATCTTTAGGTTGATGTACACCTCTGTGATGGTGAACGTGAGCTTGGAAGGGACCAGACGCATTGCCAAACGCCTGAGCAAGAAATATGACTGGCGCGAGTACGGCCTGCGCCGCTTTGTCTATGAATGGGTGGCCGTTCAGGCCTACATCCTGTTGGTGATGATCTTGTTTGAGGTGGTACCCCGCCTAATCTTGGGCCATGTGTCCTACAGTTTCTCAGACGCCATGGCCTCCCGTGACATCAAAGCGGCTTTTGTGTTCGGGTCCATCATTTTGCTGTTTGTTCACTTCATCCGGTCTGGTATTTATTTCTATAACCAGTGGCACCGGTACCTGGTGCAGTCAGAAAAATTAAAGAAAGAGACCATCAAGGTGCAGTTTGAGTCTTTGAAGCAGCAGGTGAATCCGCACTTTCTGTTCAATAGCCTGAACGCCCTTTCCTCGCTTATCTACAAAGACCAGGACCTGGCCGCCAAGTTTGTGGAGCAGCTCTCCAAGGTGTACCGCTACGTGCTGGAAAACAAGGACAAGGAGCTGGTGCAGCTGCACGTGGAGTTGGACTTCATCTACTCGTACCTGTTCCTGCTCAAGATCAGGTTCCGGGAGAATCTGCGTGTGAACATACAAGTACCAGATGAGTTGCTTAACCACATGGTGGCGCCTTTGACCATGCAACTCCTTATGGAGAACGCCATTAAGCACAACATTGTAAGCCGGGATGAGCCGCTGTTCATTGACGTGTTTGTGGAAGGCGATTACATCATCATCAAAAACAACCTGCAGTTGCGCGAAAGCCGCGAGGAGTCTACCGGCGTTGGTCTTAAAAACATCATCAACCGCTACAAATTCATTACAGATAAAAAAGTGGACGTGGAGGTGACAGATGCCAATTTTATTGCCAAATTACCGCTTCTAACCAACGCTGCGTAA
- the sugE gene encoding quaternary ammonium compound efflux SMR transporter SugE, translated as MNTAWIYLVLAGLCEIGWAYGLKYSEGFSKLWPSVITVIVMILSFVLLAQAMKTLPLGTAYASWTGIGAVGTAILGIVLLGEPRDAVRLICIGLIIAGVLGLKFLAKE; from the coding sequence ATGAACACCGCCTGGATTTACCTGGTACTAGCAGGACTTTGTGAAATTGGCTGGGCCTATGGCCTCAAGTACAGCGAAGGCTTTTCCAAACTCTGGCCCAGCGTCATTACCGTTATTGTCATGATACTGAGTTTTGTCTTGCTGGCCCAGGCCATGAAGACCTTGCCACTGGGAACCGCCTATGCCTCCTGGACCGGTATTGGGGCTGTAGGTACTGCCATTTTAGGAATAGTCTTATTGGGTGAACCCAGAGACGCCGTCCGCTTGATCTGCATCGGGTTGATTATTGCTGGGGTGCTGGGGTTGAAGTTTTTAGCGAAGGAGTAA